The genome window AAACGGCGCCCGCACCGCCCGGATGAACTCCGGCCCCAGGCGGTCGGCCGGGAAAACCTTCACCATCGTGGCCCCCAGGTGCCACGCCTGAAGGATCTCCGTGGGCGTCATCGCCCCCGGGAAGACGGGAATCTTTCGGTCCACGCACGCCCGCACGATCTCCGGCAGGAGCGCCGGAGTCACGATGAAGCCCGCCCCGGCCCGGAGCGCCCCCTTGAGCGCGCTCATCGTCACGACGGTTCCCGCCCCCACGTTCACCCCCGGGCCGGCGACCTCCCGAACGAGACGGATCAGGTCCTCCGCCCCCGGGCTGTTCATCGTGATTTCAATGTTCCGCAGGCCGCCTTCCACGGCCGCGCGCACGAGCGGCTCCACCTCCGCCGCCCCGAAGCCTCTCAGGATTCCCACCACCGGAAGTCGATGGAACGCGTCCCGATCGAACCGTGCCGACATGATTCACACCCTCCCCTGAATCCGGCGAAGAAGAACCGCCTGGCCCGCCGCCGACAGAAGCGCCGCCCGCGCCGGCGGAAAGATCCTCAGACGCCGGCCGAACCCGAGCGCGGCGGCCGCCGCGCCGTAGACCCTCGCCAGGGGGCCTTCGGCGGCGACGAGGACGGGACCTTTCACGCGACGCAGCTCCGCCATCTCCGCCCCGACCAGAATCCCGCTCAAAAAGGAGGCGTTCCCTTCCGGCGACGTGCCGCGCAGGACCTGCCGGGCCCGCACGCCGAAAAGAGCCGCCGAGAGGGGCTCCGAGGCTCCGCGCCGGACGCCCTCCCGGAAGTCCCGCGCTCTTCGGCGCGCCTCCGGGTCCACCGAATGCCGCAGGACGCTCCAGCGCCCCAGGACGTCGAAGAGCTCCCCCGTCATGAACGTGCGGAACTCGATGACGCGCCCGCGGCGCACCCGCAGATGCTTGGAATGCGTTCCGGGCAGAACGAGCGTGGCTTCTCCGTCCGCCCACCCTCCGTCCAGCGCCGCCGCGCCGAGGGCCTGCGTCTCCTCCCCGCGCAGAATGTCGTGCCCGCTTTGGATCCCCGAGACGAGATAGACGCCCGGCGCGACCTCCTCCCACACGGCGTCGCGGCCGTCCAGCCGGAAAGGGAGCCGCGCGTACGGAAGCTCCTTCCATCCGATCGAAGAGCCCGCCATGCCGGAGACGACCACGGGGAGATCTTCCCGCAGCCCCGCCCGGCGGCGAAGCGCGCGCACGGCGGCGGCGAGCGCCTTGCGGAAAGCGGCCGGCCGGTCCGCCGGCTTCGTGCGCGCCGCCAGCGTTCCCACGCCCAGATCGGAAACGAGTTCCGGCCCCGATCTCTCCCCGTCCGCCAGGCGCAGCCGGAAGCGGGTGGTCCCCCAGTCGCAGCTCAGGAAGCGCATCGACCCGAGGGAGTATACCCGCGGAACGCGGAAGGCCCAGCGAAATGAAGTCGCTCCGCCTCAGCGCCGCCGGTAGGCGAGAATCGTTCCCCGGAAGGACGGATGCCGCGCGACGAGCTCGCATTCCGCGTCGAGCCACCGCCGGAGCGCCGAATCCGCGGGAATGTTGACGTCCACGGCGACGAACCAGTCGGGGCGCCTCGCGGCGACCTCGTGGGTCGCGAGGATCGGGACGGATTCTCGCAGATAATGCGCCAGAGGCCGGCCGTCGAAGAGAAGTCCGAGCGTTTCACCGGGGCGGCGGCGGGCGCGCAGATCGGCGGCGGCGGTCCGGTAGTCGCGCTTTCCCGTCCGGAGGGCGTCGACGTCGGCGGCGAGCGAGACGGCGAGGATGGCGCCCGCGAGCGCCCCG of Planctomycetota bacterium contains these proteins:
- a CDS encoding 2-dehydro-3-deoxygalactonokinase, which codes for MRFLSCDWGTTRFRLRLADGERSGPELVSDLGVGTLAARTKPADRPAAFRKALAAAVRALRRRAGLREDLPVVVSGMAGSSIGWKELPYARLPFRLDGRDAVWEEVAPGVYLVSGIQSGHDILRGEETQALGAAALDGGWADGEATLVLPGTHSKHLRVRRGRVIEFRTFMTGELFDVLGRWSVLRHSVDPEARRRARDFREGVRRGASEPLSAALFGVRARQVLRGTSPEGNASFLSGILVGAEMAELRRVKGPVLVAAEGPLARVYGAAAAALGFGRRLRIFPPARAALLSAAGQAVLLRRIQGRV
- a CDS encoding bifunctional 4-hydroxy-2-oxoglutarate aldolase/2-dehydro-3-deoxy-phosphogluconate aldolase, whose product is MSARFDRDAFHRLPVVGILRGFGAAEVEPLVRAAVEGGLRNIEITMNSPGAEDLIRLVREVAGPGVNVGAGTVVTMSALKGALRAGAGFIVTPALLPEIVRACVDRKIPVFPGAMTPTEILQAWHLGATMVKVFPADRLGPEFIRAVRAPFPDIPLMPTGGVTVETLGEFKRAGAAAFGVGGPLFDRKQAEARHWDWFRQQAARFVKAYEDA